A section of the Nitrospira sp. genome encodes:
- a CDS encoding DUF3365 domain-containing protein translates to MGARIGFKAGVLGSIVVMAVAIPLTYAAEFSRDAAAKYILATAKAFRTVYAKQIIAQAAKSNVKPDENWTKDDHAIMLPAQFLKAAGSELKDFELGLIGSTPIYKENLPKTKAEEEALKKLMANPATGILTFEDGNQFKGIAADLAIADSCVSCHNAHPMSPKKDFKKGDLMGAIVVRFAK, encoded by the coding sequence ATGGGGGCCAGGATCGGATTCAAGGCAGGTGTGCTCGGATCGATTGTTGTGATGGCAGTCGCGATTCCGCTGACCTATGCGGCAGAATTTTCACGCGATGCTGCAGCTAAGTACATCCTTGCAACAGCCAAGGCGTTCCGCACCGTCTATGCCAAGCAGATCATCGCGCAAGCCGCGAAGTCGAACGTGAAGCCGGACGAAAACTGGACCAAGGACGACCACGCTATCATGCTGCCGGCGCAATTTTTGAAGGCCGCCGGGAGTGAATTGAAGGACTTCGAGCTTGGTCTCATCGGTTCGACACCCATCTACAAAGAGAACTTGCCCAAGACCAAGGCCGAAGAAGAGGCGCTGAAGAAATTGATGGCGAACCCGGCTACAGGGATATTGACGTTCGAAGACGGCAATCAATTTAAAGGCATCGCAGCAGACCTTGCGATAGCCGATTCCTGCGTGTCCTGTCACAATGCCCATCCGATGAGCCCGAAGAAGGACTTCAAGAAGGGTGATCTCATGGGCGCGATCGTCGTCCGATTCGCCAAATAA